gtcgatttttttcaaataccttttaaatatatttatgtttaattgtttaatatgaaaaaaaatggtaaaaactacctacctacatatataaacaatataaaataccaatagaaaaattaattaattaaataaattttcaatagatggcgctaaatgctcagagactaattTTCCTAGAGGatatattggtagcaaacagtatttattaagtttttatattcgtacattttgttgacagtgtacatatttatgtcgaatcgaagcgactattatagtacggcgagcgttatcgcagatacacagatacacaccaaagacacacagaatagcgatattatatatatgattacatTAGAATACTTTTGATCttagtgaaaaataaaatttttaattgttcttcttattctataaattttcaaatgaaaaatgtttcattttactgcagtatatttgatttgattttaataaGAATTCATCTTGGAAAAGTCCAAAAATAACAATACTTTAATTTCCATTGCTTTTTTAAATTAGTATTTATGTCAAATTAACTATGATAAAAACGAGATTagataatatgtatttgaaagaaTGTAAATGTGGCGCGTAACAAATGTTGGGAGTGTGCGTGACGTCAGTTTGCGCAATCCGTTCGCTCAATATGTGGTGGCGGACTTCAAACCGGATGACAGCCGGTCTGCTCTGGACGGGCCTTAATCCGCTGGATTAAATCCACATCCTCAAACCAGTACTCGACGCCCGATTACCAAACCATGCCTAACTACCACTGAAACGTCAGGTAAACCTATCGACACGTTCCATTTCCCCACTTTGACACATCGAGCATTTTCCATCAACTGTCAAAACGCCACAAGGAAAATTGTATCAACTGTCAAAGTTGGCATCGCTGTTCGGAAAATGGATCATATTCAtagatgataaaaaatatattgttttctacaattttgtttttttttttatttacatacatttatttttcaattccgcaaattttggaataaatttgatatattttctgatatatgtaattacaatatatgtCATGTTATATTGACAAATTTAATCCAAATTAAAATCACActcttttacatatattttatatcaaaggTTGAACAATGCCATGGCTTTGGCATGGCATGGCATTATACAAAGAAAATACTGCAGTgctatttaaaattgataaacaattaatataattgatttataaatatgcGTTCAAACCAGgaaattttctttgttttccTTCGGATTTTCTACTCTATCACAATCTACCATATATTCAAAAACAtcgaaaaattcacatttttaaaCCTGCCTTTTATTACAATGCTCCAAAAATTGCCATTTCATCTTAATTAGTATATATTTCAAGACATCACCGTTTGCACATTGATgttgtattgtattaaatagttgaatcataaatttacattattattgatttttgatttttaaatgctttttattactacgaaattatgttcacaatatgtacatcttatatctattttaatagctactgatctactgatcattttctattttacaatttaatttaatttggttagttatcatagtattatattattctaatgttaatctacagcataataggaaaaagagctcaaaaacctatttacaatccttataatgctcataatacacctaatagataatattaattaaagactctctaaagtcgatgacctaaagcagattgtgtttaggtaatctgtgtgttatacctgaagggtatagacatattgttgtaatcaccgagactcttcacaggtgttttagtatggttattagtgattctgtcatagaatcttctggttagtttgttagtaatgtctgtaacaaacatTATTATTAACATTATACAATACATCTGAAAGCAATGAATTATTCCCATTCTTAAATCTATCATCGGTTTCTACGGTATCgggacatgtaccccctggacacatacacTTGGACGTATACCACCAGTCAAAACCCCCCTGAACATTAACCCCCATGCAAAAAACCCCTGTCatggataaaaatattaaataaatataccaatttatttcaatcaaaaaaatacaattcggATAATACTTCAAAAGCACCGAAAATTTCATCTATCGGAACAAATCCGAGAGCTGGTATCATTCTTAATTTCATTGCAAAATCGGAATCTTCTTGGTAAAGTCGTTGCATCCCATTCTCTATAATTTTCCGATAGATGTTTTGACTTAGATGAAAGAATCATCCTTTAATTTCGCAGTCTCAGAAACTTCTTTTTCATCTGTGCCAATTCAAAGTCAACCATGATGCTGGTTGGACTCTTTAGTCTTTTGTTTTGTAGTAAAACATAAAGACAAGGAATGGCTCGGTCACGAATAAGTGCATTAATAGTGTATAGTTGAAAAGTAATGTACGAGCTGTTTTGAAAGTCCCATCCGAGAACCAGTGCGATGTTGTTTCTAACAGTCGGAGACTGTCACGTGTTCCAAAGATTAatcatttattactatttttaaataattttcattcatgGCGGGGGTTATTGCTCAGGGGTTTTATTGCATGGGGGTTTAATTTCCAGTGGAGTTTTTGAACGGTGGTGTGTGTCCAGGGGATATGTGTCCACGAACCGTTTCTACTTTGAATATCTATGGTCCCATGCAATATTAAACCAGCATTCTTAATACTTGTACTGTCTTATTAGATCATAAATACTCCAGTGTATCAAATGTGGGGAAAGCTCAAGTTTCTGTCTCGTTGCTTAACATACCCATACGTATtactaattctaattttataactTATATATCATGTTTCACAATTATTATGTAGAATATGAACGTCATGGCTTAGTACCGAAGTCTTAATAATATCGATAAGACGACTCGCACATGACCTCATGCACTGTTGACGTCAAatcaattgatttttatacatgtactaTACAAAGCTATATTGAATTGTGAATTTTTACTGACATTTCCAGCAcataattgaaatcaaaatgCCCACATTCTTAACACCAAATCGACACGGATACAGTGTGAGATTCTCTCCATTCAATCCGGATAGATTAGTGGTCGCCACCAGTCAATACTATGGATTAGCAGGCGGTGGAACTCTATTCCTTCTGGAGTTGTCTCCAGACGGAGCCGGCGTGGTCGAAGTTAACACATTCCAATGGAGCGACGGCTTATTCGATGTGGTATAGTATATTAAAATCGACATTTCGACTAAATGTAGTTGTGAAATTTGTAATAAACATGCAGGTGTATATTGCAGGTTTGGTCTGAGGCTGATTGTAATACGGTAGTATCGGCGTCAGGTGATGGAGGACTTCAAGTGTGGGATTTATCCAGACCGGCGATGGCTCCGTTGTCATTGCGAGAGCACAAAAAAGAAGTATATTCCGTGGATTGGTCCCGCACTAGGCAAGAACAGCACATTTTAAGTGCATCTTGGGATTGCAGTGTTAAATTAGTATGTAGTATATTTCTAAAATGATTTGAACCATCTGATATAGCTTggatgtatatttatttgattgttCACAGTGGGATCCGAATAGACAGAGTTCGTTGAATACATATTTGGGTCATTCGCAATTAGTTTACAATGCTATGTTTTCGCCGCATATACCCAATACGTTCGCTTCTGTGTCCGGAGACGGCTATATGAAAATATGGAGTAGCATAAACACCATCAGGCCAACGATGAGTGTCAAAGCCCACGAAGCCGAGGTAAACTTTCATTGTTAATGTTATATTTGAGTTCATATCAGCACTTCAAGTAAATACACACATTGTaagatgtatttataaaattggtTGCCCTTTCGCATTCGAAACGTATCCATAAAACGTCACGGAAACCTTATAAATTTAAGCCGGCGCTTATGTAAGTGATTTTAACGATTTTTAAATACAGGTGCTTTCGTGCGACTGGTGTAAATATGAGCAAAATATTTTGGCCACTGCCGGATCAGATGGCCTAATCAGAGGTTGGGATATTCGCAACCTGACGGCTCCCATATTTGAACTAAAAGGTATATATTTACGACTTTCTTTCGTGTTTTATGTGTAAAATTTGCTCTAAATTGTGATAAATGTTTCAAATTGTTTTTTAGGTTGTGAATACGCCGTGAGAAGAGTACAATTTTCTCCACATTCCCTCTCCGTCTTAGCAGCTGTATCATATGATTTTACTACTAGGTAAGACGGTGAATTCTTAGTTCTCAATGAGAAATCTAAATATTCACCTGGGAATTTATTATCTGTGAAAAAACTTGTTCTATTGTCATAAATCTGGTTGCCAaggatatttaaatattgttatactTATAATGGTAGATATAGATCTATATGCAACTTCAAAATCTATCAcaccatataaaaaatacataacagTAATTTGATTTAccaaggttttgaaccattgttttttcatattaaacaattaaatataaatattatattttaaagatatttaagaaacccatgcgatgatatttcatcgggcttatCATATTGTATAGATAAGCCCTATAATATTTCTAAGTGATAGACATGACTAAAAATTTACAGAATTGGTGTCATATtacaatttgttttatttattttatctttaatttataccaggaaggcctaacaagtaaccccaatgcgccttcctggccagaaacattgtacatttgatacaaatattatacaaagtacataaatacatatcaattaatatccacatagacatttatggttaaatttgtagatttacagcattttatacaattctaaattgctgaaaactcgagattttgcgagaaaatggataaggttgccaatttgttggaaccttttcaatgataatcagataaattggtaattatctgataggaaacgatcgacctggagtcacaaatccaaggtctggccagcagaaacaagtgggatttgaacccctgaccactctgttcaaagcattatatgctaaccactagtcttttCTGCTGA
The nucleotide sequence above comes from Arctopsyche grandis isolate Sample6627 chromosome 4, ASM5162203v2, whole genome shotgun sequence. Encoded proteins:
- the Pex7 gene encoding peroxisomal biogenesis factor 7, with product MPTFLTPNRHGYSVRFSPFNPDRLVVATSQYYGLAGGGTLFLLELSPDGAGVVEVNTFQWSDGLFDVVWSEADCNTVVSASGDGGLQVWDLSRPAMAPLSLREHKKEVYSVDWSRTRQEQHILSASWDCSVKLWDPNRQSSLNTYLGHSQLVYNAMFSPHIPNTFASVSGDGYMKIWSSINTIRPTMSVKAHEAEVLSCDWCKYEQNILATAGSDGLIRGWDIRNLTAPIFELKGCEYAVRRVQFSPHSLSVLAAVSYDFTTRLWDFKQSSESIETIKHHSEFTYGLDWNVLRKNQIADCGWDSLVHVFSPRCLQNLN